The Desulfonatronum sp. SC1 genome window below encodes:
- the sppA gene encoding signal peptide peptidase SppA, translating to MFTAVALVSGAMAVWRSYAEKHPGAFLAFSSPKVGVVHVEGMILDPTDTLNWIRRLREDPTVLGVLVRVNSPGGVVGPSQELHRGLQRLAERKPVVVSMGAVAASGGYYVAVAGDQIVANPGTLTGSIGVKMELTNLQGLMEKLGIRRDSVSSGVFKTTGSPFEELTPEERAYLQAVIMDMHGQFTRDIAQGRDMPLEEVEKIADGRIMTGLQALELGLIDAIGGQEEALDLLRSIAEIDERVDLIEDPKRDQSLWKKILGSVEEELRVQGPLWVFR from the coding sequence ATGTTCACGGCCGTGGCCCTGGTTTCCGGGGCCATGGCCGTTTGGCGTTCTTACGCCGAAAAGCACCCCGGGGCATTTCTGGCCTTTTCCAGCCCCAAGGTCGGCGTAGTCCATGTCGAAGGGATGATTCTCGACCCCACGGACACCTTGAACTGGATTCGTCGGCTACGCGAGGATCCCACCGTCCTTGGCGTTCTGGTCCGGGTCAACTCGCCCGGCGGGGTGGTCGGGCCGTCCCAGGAGCTGCACCGCGGCTTGCAACGCTTGGCCGAGCGCAAGCCGGTGGTCGTCTCCATGGGAGCCGTGGCCGCTTCCGGCGGCTACTACGTGGCAGTGGCCGGAGACCAGATCGTGGCCAACCCGGGGACCCTCACCGGAAGCATCGGCGTGAAAATGGAGCTGACCAACCTCCAGGGCCTGATGGAAAAGTTGGGCATCCGCCGAGACTCCGTGTCCAGCGGCGTGTTCAAGACCACCGGATCGCCCTTTGAGGAACTGACTCCCGAGGAACGGGCCTATCTCCAGGCCGTGATCATGGACATGCACGGTCAGTTCACCCGGGATATCGCCCAGGGCCGGGACATGCCCCTGGAAGAAGTGGAGAAAATCGCGGATGGCCGGATTATGACCGGCTTGCAAGCCCTGGAACTCGGGCTGATCGACGCCATCGGCGGACAGGAAGAGGCATTGGACCTGCTGCGGTCCATCGCCGAGATCGACGAGCGCGTCGACCTCATCGAAGACCCGAAGCGGGATCAGTCGCTGTGGAAGAAAATCCTCGGCTCCGTGGAAGAAGAGCTTCGCGTTCAAGGCCCTTTGTGGGTCTTCCGATGA
- a CDS encoding 30S ribosomal protein S1, whose amino-acid sequence MTNTTAETQDQFDQEMELNFEAELEQYLNDDFGDVEEGCIVQGEVVKIDGDHILVDVNFKSEGQIPAAEFKDQDGCLTIKMGDKIDVYVIKKNEGEGSILLSREKAKRMQLFDKLEGVLDSNEVITGTITKRIKGGYHVDVDGVEAFLPGSHVDLRPVPDMDALVGQDFEFRVLKVNRRRSNVIVSRRVLLEEERDSMRQTLLQNIEEGQTIEGKVKNITDYGVFVDLGGLDGLLHITDMAWKRIRHPKEMVQIGDDLELMVLNFDKENQKVSLGLKQLVPDPWTNIAAKFPEDTRLTGKVTNLVDYGAFVELEPGVEGLVHISEMSWTRKLRHPSQMVRVGDAVDVIVLGVDQEKKRISLGMKQVAPNPWDVVGEKYPDGTVLEGTIKNITEFGMFVGIEDGIDGLIHVSDISWTKKVRHPSEMYKVGDVVQAKVLTVDKGSEKFTLGVKQLTEDPWSLVPQHYPVGSTVSGTVTNITDFGLFIEVEEGIEGLVHVSEVSRKKVKKPSELFQEGQVIQARVIHVSADERRLGLSIKALEEDELKKGREFHGNVGASTQAASTNLGDLIRQNIEEGTSED is encoded by the coding sequence ATGACCAACACAACAGCAGAGACGCAGGATCAGTTCGACCAGGAGATGGAACTCAACTTCGAAGCAGAGCTGGAGCAGTATTTGAACGACGATTTCGGCGATGTCGAGGAAGGGTGCATCGTTCAAGGTGAAGTCGTCAAAATCGACGGGGATCACATTCTGGTGGACGTGAACTTCAAGTCTGAGGGTCAGATTCCGGCCGCGGAATTCAAGGATCAGGACGGCTGTCTCACAATCAAGATGGGCGACAAGATCGACGTCTACGTGATCAAGAAAAACGAGGGAGAAGGCTCGATTCTCCTGTCCAGGGAAAAAGCCAAACGCATGCAGCTGTTCGACAAGCTGGAGGGCGTCCTGGATTCCAACGAAGTCATCACGGGGACGATCACCAAACGCATCAAGGGCGGCTATCATGTGGACGTGGACGGCGTGGAGGCCTTTTTGCCCGGCTCCCACGTGGATCTGCGACCGGTACCGGACATGGACGCCCTGGTCGGGCAGGACTTTGAGTTCCGGGTCCTGAAGGTCAATCGCCGCCGCAGCAACGTCATCGTGTCTCGCCGCGTCCTGCTTGAGGAAGAACGCGACAGTATGCGTCAAACCCTGCTTCAGAACATCGAGGAAGGGCAGACGATCGAGGGTAAGGTCAAAAACATCACCGACTACGGCGTGTTCGTCGATCTCGGCGGACTGGACGGTCTGCTGCACATCACGGACATGGCCTGGAAGCGCATCCGCCATCCCAAAGAAATGGTCCAAATCGGCGACGACCTGGAATTGATGGTGCTCAATTTCGACAAGGAAAACCAGAAGGTTTCCCTGGGCCTGAAGCAACTGGTCCCGGATCCGTGGACCAACATTGCCGCCAAGTTTCCCGAAGACACCCGCCTGACCGGCAAAGTCACCAACTTGGTGGACTACGGGGCTTTCGTGGAGTTGGAGCCCGGCGTGGAAGGCTTGGTGCATATCTCTGAAATGTCCTGGACCCGCAAGCTGCGCCATCCCTCTCAGATGGTCCGGGTCGGCGACGCCGTGGACGTGATTGTCCTGGGTGTGGACCAGGAGAAGAAGCGCATTTCCCTGGGCATGAAGCAGGTCGCCCCCAATCCGTGGGACGTGGTCGGCGAGAAGTATCCGGACGGCACCGTGCTCGAGGGGACCATCAAGAACATCACCGAATTCGGCATGTTCGTAGGCATCGAGGATGGCATCGACGGCCTGATTCACGTGTCCGACATTTCCTGGACCAAAAAGGTCCGTCACCCCAGCGAAATGTACAAGGTCGGCGACGTGGTCCAGGCCAAGGTCCTCACCGTGGACAAGGGCAGCGAGAAGTTCACCCTGGGCGTCAAGCAGCTCACGGAAGATCCGTGGTCTCTGGTACCCCAGCACTATCCCGTGGGCTCCACCGTCTCCGGCACCGTGACCAACATCACGGACTTCGGCCTGTTCATTGAGGTCGAGGAAGGAATTGAAGGCTTGGTCCACGTTTCCGAGGTCAGCCGAAAGAAGGTCAAAAAGCCCAGTGAGCTGTTCCAGGAAGGTCAGGTCATTCAGGCCAGGGTCATCCACGTCAGCGCGGATGAACGCCGACTGGGCTTGTCCATCAAGGCCCTGGAAGAGGACGAGTTGAAGAAAGGCCGGGAATTCCACGGCAATGTCGGAGCCTCCACCCAGGCCGCCAGTACCAACCTGGGCGACCTGATCCGGCAAAATATCGAGGAAGGAACATCTGAAGACTAA
- a CDS encoding response regulator — protein sequence MAKGKILVVDDEHHIRLLYQEELQMEDYDVVTSDGSENILEVLSREKPQVVVLDIKLEGNRSGLDLLQEIRGQDQSIPVILCTAYDSFQHDLKSIAADFYVVKSVDLTELKSKVEQALKKAEKQTGGSSESQPSYF from the coding sequence ATGGCTAAAGGAAAAATTCTCGTCGTCGACGATGAGCACCACATCCGGTTGTTGTATCAGGAAGAACTCCAGATGGAGGACTACGACGTCGTCACCTCGGATGGCTCGGAGAACATTTTGGAGGTGCTGTCTCGGGAAAAACCGCAGGTGGTGGTCCTGGACATCAAGCTGGAAGGCAATCGCTCCGGGCTGGACCTGCTTCAGGAGATCCGCGGCCAGGATCAGTCCATTCCGGTCATTCTCTGCACGGCTTACGACAGCTTCCAACACGACCTGAAATCCATCGCTGCGGACTTCTACGTGGTCAAGTCCGTGGATCTGACCGAATTGAAGAGCAAGGTTGAACAGGCCTTGAAGAAGGCCGAAAAGCAGACTGGCGGTTCCAGTGAGAGCCAGCCGTCTTATTTTTGA
- a CDS encoding ATP-binding protein, whose protein sequence is MKCRKCKALAAVALPSHNTAFCPDCYPVFVRSQVERAIHRHKMIAPGDRVLVAVSGGKDSLALTLLLHELGHDVHGLHVDLDIPGSSTDARAACEGFFAKLGLPFTVVELRREGLAIPLVKSRIKRPICSVCGKLKRHYFNKFALENGFSVLATGHNLDDEVSRLFANTMRWDASYLSDQGPVLPAADGFARKVKPMYRLTEFEIANFSFLRGIDHVIAGCPYSGRASFPVYKSLWSDLEGRMHGAKVQFYENFLRDGRPVFAAWAEHREDPLSPCTVCGYPTSAEVCGVCRIREMVRVESEAPRS, encoded by the coding sequence GTGAAATGCCGTAAATGCAAAGCTCTGGCCGCGGTGGCCCTGCCCAGCCACAACACCGCGTTCTGTCCCGACTGCTATCCGGTTTTCGTCCGCTCCCAGGTGGAGCGGGCCATCCATCGCCATAAGATGATCGCCCCAGGCGACCGGGTGCTGGTGGCGGTCAGCGGGGGCAAGGACTCCCTGGCCCTGACCCTGCTGCTTCACGAACTCGGCCACGACGTGCACGGGCTGCACGTGGATCTGGACATTCCGGGCTCCTCCACGGACGCCCGGGCGGCCTGCGAAGGCTTTTTCGCCAAGCTGGGCCTGCCGTTTACGGTCGTCGAGCTGCGCCGGGAGGGGCTGGCCATTCCCCTGGTCAAGTCCCGGATCAAGCGCCCCATCTGCTCGGTCTGCGGCAAGCTCAAACGCCACTACTTCAACAAGTTCGCCCTGGAGAACGGCTTCTCCGTGCTGGCCACGGGCCACAACCTGGACGACGAGGTCAGCCGGCTGTTCGCCAACACCATGCGCTGGGACGCATCCTATCTCAGCGACCAGGGGCCGGTCCTGCCGGCCGCGGACGGCTTTGCCCGCAAGGTCAAGCCCATGTACCGGCTGACCGAGTTCGAAATCGCCAATTTTAGCTTCCTGCGCGGCATCGACCACGTCATTGCCGGGTGCCCTTACAGCGGCAGGGCCAGCTTTCCGGTCTACAAGAGCCTTTGGTCCGACCTGGAAGGGCGCATGCATGGGGCCAAGGTCCAGTTTTACGAGAACTTCCTGCGCGACGGTCGCCCGGTTTTCGCCGCCTGGGCCGAGCACCGGGAGGACCCGCTCTCGCCCTGCACCGTTTGCGGCTATCCCACCTCCGCCGAGGTCTGCGGAGTGTGCCGGATCAGGGAGATGGTCCGGGTCGAATCCGAAGCGCCCCGCTCGTGA
- a CDS encoding DUF362 domain-containing protein → MNSSALHALLARIHLPDMALVRQNLDSETLGDIPRAVAEEAVRISLERRVRPGQSVAIAVGSRGIDRLAQVVRSLCDLFHGLGARPFIVSAMGSHGGATPEGQTRVLADLGITEQAMDAPLRIGLRTVRLGTINLGEFDLSMPVLVDALAAETDHLVVVNRIKAHTKFKAPVESGLMKMLAVGLGNDEGARLLHGLAPAHGMYALIDAAARVILERGNLLCGVGLVENGLGRLHTLRLLPPSEIPEQEPLLLALAKRLAPKLPFDDLDVLVVDEIGKDVSGTGMDTNVTGRNRDILGDFTTSPRIKRIFVRSLSPGTGGNALGIGFADVTTDRVARAMDREKTVVNALTGLSPEKAALPLHFATDRLALAATIHTLGAIGPDKLRMVRIQNTKHLERLLVSPALLDDPAARLEVLHPPRAMEFSGDDLIPFLEAKG, encoded by the coding sequence ATGAACTCTTCGGCCCTGCACGCCCTCCTGGCCCGAATCCACCTGCCGGACATGGCCCTGGTTCGGCAAAACCTGGACAGCGAGACTCTGGGCGACATCCCCCGTGCCGTGGCCGAGGAGGCCGTGCGCATCAGCCTGGAACGGCGGGTACGGCCCGGGCAGAGCGTGGCCATTGCCGTGGGCAGCCGGGGGATCGACCGCCTGGCCCAGGTAGTCCGGAGTCTGTGTGATCTGTTTCACGGCCTGGGAGCGCGGCCGTTCATCGTTTCGGCCATGGGCAGCCACGGCGGAGCCACGCCCGAGGGCCAGACCCGAGTCCTGGCCGACCTGGGAATCACGGAGCAGGCCATGGACGCGCCTTTGCGCATCGGCCTGAGAACGGTCCGCCTGGGCACGATTAACCTGGGCGAATTCGACCTAAGCATGCCCGTGCTCGTGGACGCCCTGGCCGCCGAAACGGATCACCTGGTGGTCGTGAACCGGATCAAGGCCCACACCAAGTTCAAGGCCCCGGTGGAGAGCGGGCTGATGAAAATGCTGGCCGTGGGCCTAGGCAACGACGAGGGGGCCCGGCTGTTGCACGGCCTGGCCCCGGCGCATGGGATGTACGCGCTGATTGATGCCGCGGCCCGGGTTATCCTGGAGCGCGGCAATCTGCTTTGCGGGGTCGGGTTGGTGGAAAACGGCCTGGGTCGCCTGCACACCCTGCGCCTGCTGCCGCCAAGCGAAATTCCGGAGCAAGAGCCGCTGCTTTTGGCCCTGGCCAAACGCCTGGCGCCCAAGCTGCCCTTTGACGATCTGGACGTGCTCGTGGTGGACGAGATCGGCAAGGACGTCAGCGGCACGGGCATGGACACCAACGTCACCGGTCGCAACCGGGACATCCTGGGTGACTTCACGACATCCCCGCGTATCAAGCGCATTTTCGTCCGGTCTCTGAGCCCCGGCACCGGGGGCAACGCCCTGGGAATCGGATTCGCGGACGTAACCACGGATCGGGTGGCCCGGGCCATGGACCGCGAAAAGACCGTGGTCAACGCCCTGACCGGACTGAGCCCGGAAAAGGCCGCCCTGCCCCTGCATTTCGCCACGGACCGTCTGGCCCTGGCAGCGACCATCCACACCCTGGGAGCGATTGGACCTGATAAGCTGCGCATGGTCCGCATCCAAAACACCAAACACCTGGAACGCCTGCTTGTCTCCCCGGCCCTGCTCGACGACCCGGCTGCCAGACTCGAAGTCCTTCACCCTCCGCGAGCCATGGAGTTCAGCGGGGACGACCTGATTCCGTTTCTCGAAGCCAAGGGCTGA
- a CDS encoding peroxiredoxin, translated as MGCDVKPHHEPVEHVKIGKKVCDFTMETYDPKEGSFGTVSLKELNKAGKWVVLFFYPADFTFVCPTELADLAEKYATLEQMGCEVIAVSTDTKFSHLAWRNSEKLLENVRYIMAADPNGAVSRYFGVYDCHTGLDLRGTFIINPEGILVSSEINFYNVGRNSDELLRKMEANVYLLDHPAEACPAKWTKGEKTLTPSEKLVGKVYESLNE; from the coding sequence ATGGGATGTGACGTCAAACCGCATCATGAGCCGGTGGAGCATGTGAAGATTGGAAAGAAGGTTTGTGATTTCACCATGGAAACCTACGACCCGAAAGAGGGATCTTTCGGCACCGTGAGCCTGAAGGAACTGAACAAGGCCGGAAAATGGGTGGTGCTCTTTTTCTACCCGGCGGACTTCACCTTTGTCTGCCCCACGGAGTTGGCCGATCTGGCCGAGAAGTACGCGACCCTGGAGCAGATGGGCTGCGAGGTGATCGCCGTGTCCACGGATACCAAGTTTTCGCACTTGGCCTGGAGGAACAGCGAAAAGCTGTTGGAAAACGTCAGGTACATCATGGCCGCGGACCCCAACGGCGCGGTATCCCGCTATTTCGGCGTCTACGACTGCCATACCGGGCTGGATCTGCGCGGGACGTTCATCATCAATCCGGAAGGGATATTGGTCTCCTCGGAGATCAATTTCTACAACGTGGGCCGGAACTCGGACGAACTGCTGCGGAAGATGGAGGCCAATGTCTATCTCTTGGACCATCCGGCGGAAGCCTGCCCCGCGAAATGGACCAAGGGTGAAAAGACCTTGACTCCTTCGGAAAAGCTGGTGGGCAAGGTGTACGAATCCTTGAATGAATAG
- a CDS encoding TMEM165/GDT1 family protein — translation MEHVFAVLDAMGLGAGGIDFLLASGASFLLIFAAEIGDKSQLVCMVLAARHRALPVMVGSVSAFIVLNTLAVVFGAAIANWIPEAMVYGVVAVLFLIFGVQAMRVEAEPDRECATPPSGHGIFWATFALIFVAEFGDKTQLAVVGLSSTSIPLAVWIGATAALIVTSGLGIWAGCTVLQRIPITVLHRISGVFFIVLALFAAVQTWRVLA, via the coding sequence ATGGAGCACGTTTTCGCGGTTTTGGACGCCATGGGGCTGGGCGCCGGGGGGATCGATTTTCTGCTGGCCTCGGGGGCCAGCTTTTTGCTGATTTTCGCGGCGGAGATCGGGGACAAAAGCCAGCTGGTCTGCATGGTCCTGGCCGCGCGGCATCGGGCTTTGCCGGTGATGGTCGGCAGCGTCTCGGCCTTCATCGTTTTGAACACCCTGGCGGTGGTCTTTGGCGCGGCCATTGCCAACTGGATTCCGGAGGCGATGGTCTACGGCGTCGTGGCGGTGTTGTTCCTGATCTTCGGGGTTCAGGCCATGCGGGTCGAAGCGGAGCCGGACCGGGAGTGCGCGACGCCTCCCAGCGGTCACGGCATTTTCTGGGCCACCTTCGCCTTGATCTTCGTGGCCGAGTTCGGCGACAAAACGCAGTTGGCCGTGGTCGGTTTGAGCAGCACCAGCATTCCCCTGGCCGTCTGGATCGGGGCCACGGCGGCCCTGATCGTCACCTCCGGTCTGGGAATCTGGGCCGGGTGCACCGTGTTGCAGCGCATCCCCATCACCGTGCTGCACCGGATCAGCGGCGTTTTTTTCATCGTCCTGGCCCTGTTCGCCGCGGTCCAAACTTGGCGCGTCCTGGCCTAG
- a CDS encoding UDP-glucuronic acid decarboxylase family protein, translated as MHIYKRVLVTGGAGFLGSWLCERLLERGCMVLCLDNYFTGARMNIEHLLDNKNFEIMRHDVTFPLFVEVDEIFNLACPASPIHYQHDPVQTTKTSVHGAINMLGLAKRTRAKIMQASTSEVYGNPTVHPQPETYWGNVNPIGPRSCYDEGKRCAETLFFDYHRQHKLRIKVARIFNTYGPRMHPNDGRVVSNFIVQALLGQPITIYGDGSQTRSFCYVDDLIEGFLRLMDSPDEVTGPINLGNPGEFTIKELAEKVVAMTGSSSEIVYKALPMDDPERRRPDIRLAKEQLGWAPVVKLEDGLDKTIAYFRKLIDLFGPSCKAC; from the coding sequence ATGCATATTTACAAAAGAGTCTTGGTCACCGGCGGAGCCGGGTTTCTGGGTTCCTGGCTGTGTGAACGGTTGTTGGAGCGCGGCTGCATGGTGCTGTGTCTGGACAACTATTTCACCGGGGCGCGGATGAACATTGAGCATCTGCTGGACAACAAGAACTTTGAAATCATGCGTCACGACGTGACCTTTCCGCTGTTCGTGGAGGTGGATGAAATTTTCAATCTGGCCTGCCCAGCCTCGCCGATCCATTACCAGCACGACCCGGTCCAGACCACCAAGACGTCCGTGCACGGAGCCATCAACATGCTCGGGCTGGCCAAGCGGACCCGGGCCAAGATCATGCAGGCCTCCACTTCCGAGGTCTACGGCAATCCCACCGTGCACCCGCAGCCTGAAACCTACTGGGGCAACGTCAACCCCATCGGCCCCCGGTCCTGTTACGACGAGGGCAAGCGTTGTGCTGAAACCCTGTTTTTTGATTATCACCGCCAGCACAAGCTGCGGATCAAGGTCGCCCGGATCTTCAACACTTACGGGCCGCGAATGCATCCCAACGACGGCCGGGTGGTCTCCAATTTCATCGTCCAGGCCCTGCTGGGCCAGCCCATCACCATCTACGGCGACGGCTCCCAGACCCGGTCGTTCTGCTACGTGGATGATCTGATCGAGGGCTTCCTGCGGCTGATGGATTCCCCGGATGAGGTCACCGGGCCGATCAATCTGGGCAATCCTGGAGAATTCACGATCAAGGAACTGGCCGAGAAAGTGGTGGCCATGACCGGTTCTTCCTCGGAGATCGTCTACAAGGCCCTGCCCATGGACGATCCGGAACGGCGGCGGCCGGACATCCGGCTGGCTAAAGAGCAGTTGGGGTGGGCGCCCGTGGTCAAGCTGGAGGACGGCCTGGACAAGACCATCGCTTATTTTCGAAAGCTGATCGACCTCTTCGGGCCGTCCTGCAAGGCCTGCTGA
- the budA gene encoding acetolactate decarboxylase, which translates to MEFKPKPPDRDTLYLSAPVNALVEGIYRQNTTLGQLREHGDFGLGTFNDLDGELVLLGGSAFQITGDGRVHRPGDDVLTPFACVCFFRELTFEEIDSGFADLKALMALLENELPSPNMMYALRVDGDFEFVRTRSVPRQDQYRPLTEATRDQPTFEMNNLSGTLAGFFTPRFMSSLSVPGVHLHFISEDRLRGGHLLQCRAVRARVGIQILRSLRMDLPVTLDYLTADLSRDPSQALHQAETEQGR; encoded by the coding sequence ATGGAATTCAAACCAAAGCCGCCGGACCGCGACACCCTGTACCTTTCCGCTCCGGTGAACGCCCTGGTGGAAGGGATCTACCGCCAGAACACCACCCTGGGCCAGCTCAGGGAACATGGAGATTTCGGGCTGGGGACGTTCAACGATCTGGACGGGGAACTCGTCCTTCTGGGCGGCTCGGCGTTCCAGATTACCGGGGACGGCCGGGTGCACAGGCCCGGGGACGACGTCCTGACGCCCTTTGCCTGCGTCTGTTTTTTCCGGGAGTTGACCTTCGAGGAGATCGACTCCGGCTTCGCGGACCTGAAGGCCCTGATGGCCCTGCTGGAAAACGAACTTCCTTCTCCGAACATGATGTACGCCCTGCGGGTGGACGGGGATTTCGAGTTCGTGCGCACCCGGTCCGTGCCCAGGCAGGACCAGTATCGGCCCCTGACCGAGGCGACCAGGGATCAACCCACCTTTGAGATGAACAATCTCTCCGGAACCCTGGCCGGATTCTTCACGCCGAGGTTCATGTCTTCCCTGAGCGTGCCCGGAGTGCATCTGCACTTCATCTCCGAGGACCGCCTGCGCGGCGGCCATCTCCTCCAATGCCGGGCCGTGCGCGCCCGCGTTGGGATTCAGATCCTGCGCAGCCTGCGCATGGATTTGCCCGTGACCCTGGACTACCTGACCGCGGACCTGAGCCGGGACCCCAGCCAGGCCTTGCACCAGGCGGAAACCGAGCAGGGCCGATGA
- a CDS encoding SpoIIE family protein phosphatase, producing the protein MNEDLSPPHGPRRSAGLLFTSLRSKLIVFMALILFSTAGVVVFFTDRDVGREVLRIEAKNVENILDGVLLNIQGVYRGMIADRIASVELAKGLLRRDSENRLAALDLFSQPDASPEAARLTQVHFLEWLERLDMDAVGLFIASAADRVFFDSEQGLEGQYLKDLRDIKGQALNEMVNSPGASSAEFAVFSSSGRVEDGGVGVETQKLGYLTVFEPWQWTLGAYVDISHIEAREAVRLEQLTHRLEDQFSQVRIAESGSLFIFSREENLVVAPGALGHPDLLAPHFPDLIQSARERESRIITLNGKRMVTFTRFFRPLNWYVSALIPETEIRAPAQVLVQRQTMGIAIIFLLGVLAAVFFARRIARPLGVLAAETKELATQDLTSDAYDSRRIEELTRKNSDEVGVLASSFLFMQRELKRNVRNLVETTAAKERYQSELNVAREIQMSILPKVFPPFPEIRQFDLFALLEPAREIGGDLYDFFLLDDDHLCFTVGDVSDKGTPAALYMAITRTLIQSNAALESTPDRIMTLVNDALSRDNPKSMFVTLILGIMNIRTGRVRYANAGHNLPILVKRDGSCSYVQGISGPVAGAMEGLDYAELHLDLAPGDGLFIYTDGVTEAMNERLELFSDERLLHDVSREVSREIAQKTSPETSRETPRPSSDDFHAPAGTSAEALVRVVRTRVMEFVAGAPQSDDITMLMLTYQGDEERSARP; encoded by the coding sequence ATGAACGAAGACCTTTCTCCTCCACACGGTCCACGGCGCTCGGCGGGCCTGCTGTTCACCTCGCTGCGCTCCAAGCTGATCGTCTTCATGGCCCTGATTCTGTTTTCAACGGCCGGGGTGGTGGTTTTTTTCACCGACCGGGACGTGGGACGCGAGGTTTTGCGCATCGAGGCCAAGAACGTGGAGAACATCCTCGACGGCGTACTGTTGAACATCCAGGGGGTCTACCGCGGGATGATCGCGGATCGGATCGCCAGTGTGGAGCTGGCCAAGGGCCTGTTGCGGCGTGATTCAGAAAACAGGCTCGCCGCGCTGGACCTCTTTTCTCAACCGGATGCGTCGCCGGAGGCAGCGCGGTTGACCCAGGTACACTTCCTGGAATGGCTGGAACGGCTGGATATGGACGCCGTGGGGCTGTTCATCGCTTCCGCCGCCGACAGAGTGTTTTTTGATTCCGAACAAGGCTTGGAAGGGCAGTATCTCAAGGACTTGCGCGACATCAAGGGACAGGCCCTGAACGAGATGGTCAACTCCCCGGGAGCGTCTTCCGCGGAGTTCGCGGTGTTTTCCTCTTCTGGCCGGGTTGAAGACGGCGGCGTCGGCGTGGAGACCCAGAAGCTGGGCTACCTGACCGTTTTTGAGCCTTGGCAATGGACCCTGGGAGCGTACGTGGACATCTCCCACATCGAGGCCAGGGAGGCGGTTCGGCTGGAGCAACTGACGCACCGCCTGGAAGATCAGTTCTCTCAGGTGCGCATCGCTGAATCCGGATCGTTGTTTATCTTCTCCCGCGAGGAAAATCTGGTCGTCGCTCCCGGCGCTCTGGGGCATCCGGACCTGCTTGCCCCGCACTTTCCGGACCTGATCCAAAGCGCTCGGGAAAGGGAGTCCCGGATCATCACCCTGAACGGAAAGCGCATGGTGACCTTCACCCGGTTTTTCCGCCCCCTGAACTGGTACGTGAGCGCCCTGATTCCCGAGACGGAGATCCGGGCTCCGGCCCAGGTTCTGGTGCAACGCCAAACCATGGGCATTGCGATCATTTTTTTGCTCGGCGTGCTGGCGGCCGTGTTCTTCGCCCGGCGCATCGCCCGGCCCCTGGGGGTTCTGGCCGCGGAAACCAAGGAGCTGGCAACCCAGGATTTGACTTCGGACGCCTACGACTCGCGGCGGATCGAGGAACTGACCCGCAAGAACTCCGACGAAGTCGGGGTCTTGGCTTCCTCCTTTCTGTTCATGCAACGGGAGCTGAAACGGAACGTCCGCAACCTGGTGGAGACCACCGCGGCCAAGGAACGCTATCAGAGCGAGCTGAACGTGGCCCGGGAGATTCAGATGAGCATCCTGCCCAAGGTGTTCCCCCCGTTTCCGGAGATCCGTCAGTTCGATCTGTTCGCCCTGCTGGAGCCGGCCAGGGAGATTGGCGGCGATCTGTACGATTTTTTCCTGCTGGACGACGACCATCTGTGTTTCACCGTGGGCGACGTGTCTGACAAGGGAACGCCCGCTGCCCTGTACATGGCCATCACCAGAACACTGATCCAGAGCAACGCGGCCCTGGAAAGCACTCCGGACCGGATCATGACCCTGGTCAACGACGCCCTGAGCCGGGACAATCCCAAGAGCATGTTCGTGACCCTGATCCTGGGGATCATGAACATCCGCACCGGACGGGTCCGGTACGCCAACGCCGGACACAACCTGCCGATTCTGGTGAAACGGGACGGAAGCTGTTCCTATGTCCAGGGCATCAGCGGACCGGTGGCCGGAGCCATGGAGGGCCTGGACTACGCTGAACTGCACCTTGACCTGGCTCCCGGGGACGGCCTGTTCATTTATACCGACGGGGTGACCGAGGCCATGAACGAGCGCCTGGAACTGTTTTCCGACGAGCGGTTGCTTCACGATGTTTCTCGGGAAGTTTCCCGGGAAATCGCCCAAAAAACCTCTCCGGAAACCTCCCGGGAAACTCCCCGTCCATCCTCCGACGATTTCCATGCGCCGGCCGGAACGTCCGCCGAAGCCCTGGTCCGGGTGGTTCGAACCCGGGTCATGGAATTCGTGGCCGGGGCCCCCCAGTCCGACGACATCACCATGCTCATGCTGACCTATCAGGGCGACGAAGAGCGGAGCGCGCGGCCGTGA